The following nucleotide sequence is from Pandoraea thiooxydans.
GCGGCGACCAGGCGGTCGGCCGGTTCGATCTTGCCGTGCGCGTCGTGCTCGGGCAGCAACAGCTTGACGCCGATCCACAGCAGCAGCAACCCGCCGGCCATCTTCAGGAAGGGAATATTCAACAGCGCGACGGCGAATACGATCAGGATCACGCGCAGGAGAATTGCGCCGGCCGTGCCCCACAGCACACCCTGCAAGCGCTGCGACGACGGCAGATTGCGGCATGCCAGTGCGATGACGACGGCATTGTCGCCACCGAGCAGAATATCGATGACGATGATTTGAAGTACTGCCGCCCAGTTGAGTGAAGCAAAAAAATCGATCATGCGGTGAAAGGTTCTCCCTGAGGTTGTATCAGGGATTCTACCTGCTCACTGCTCGAAGTGAGGTGAGCGGGCACACGCGCATAAATAAAAACGAGGGAGCCCGCGCCGCGGATTCCCTCGCTTTTTTGCAGACCCGCCTGCCGCCGGCCAACCACGCCGACGACGGGCCAGGCTAACGCGCTTTACAGCACCGACTTGAGCAAACGGCCCATTTCGGACGGGTTCTTCGTGACTTTGATGCCGCACGACTCCATGACCGCCAGTTTTTCCTGCGCCGTGCCCTGGCCGCCGGAAATGATCGCGCCGGCGTGGCCCATGCGCTTGCCCGGGGGCGCAGTCACGCCCGCGATAAAGCCGACCACCGGTTTCTTCATGTTGTCCTTGGCCCACAGCGCCGCGGTTTCTTCATCCGAGCCGCCGATTTCGCCGATCATCACGACGGCGTCGGTTTCGGGATCGTCGTTGAACATCTTGAGCACGTCGATGTGCTTCAGGCCGTTGACCGGATCGCCACCGATACCCACGGCCGACGACTGGCCCAGACCCAGCGCGGTGAGCTGGCCAACGGCTTCATAGGTCAGCGTGCCCGAGCGGCTGACGACACCGATGCGGCCCTTCTTGTGGATATGGCCCGGCATGATGCCGATCTTGAGTTCGTCGGGCGTGATCACGCCCGGGCAGTTCGGTCCGAGCAGGATCGTCTTGCGGTTCTCACGGCGCATGCGCTCCTTGAGTTCCACCATGTCGCGCACGGGAATGCCTTCGGTGATGCAGATCGCCAGGTCCAGGTCGGCTTCGACGGCTTCCCAGATCGCGGCCGCGGCGCCCGCCGGCGGCACATAGATGACCGATACGGTCGCGCCGGTTTGCGCCTTCGCTTCCTTGACCGAGCCGAAGATCGGAATCCCTTCGAAATCCTCGCCGGCGCGCTTGGGGTTCACGCCCGCCACATAGGCGGCCTTGCCGTTGGCGTACTCGCGGCACGTGCGGGTATGGAATTGACCGGTCTTGCCGGTGATGCCCTGCGTGATGACTTTGGTGTCTTTATTGATCAGAATCGACATTGCTTGATTTCCTTCATCCGGTTGCCCGGCAGCCTGCCCGCACGCCACGCGTGGCGCATCGGCCGGCTGCCCGCTTCATAGTTCGCTCAGTTGCCCTTGGCGGCCGCCACCACTTTCTGTGCGGCTTCTTCCATGCTGTCGGCGGAGATGATCGGCAGGCCGGATTCGGCCAGCATTTTCTTGCCGAGGTCTTCGTTGGTGCCCTTCATGCGCACCACCAGCGGCACCTTCAGCGACACGGCCTTGGAAGC
It contains:
- the sucD gene encoding succinate--CoA ligase subunit alpha, translating into MSILINKDTKVITQGITGKTGQFHTRTCREYANGKAAYVAGVNPKRAGEDFEGIPIFGSVKEAKAQTGATVSVIYVPPAGAAAAIWEAVEADLDLAICITEGIPVRDMVELKERMRRENRKTILLGPNCPGVITPDELKIGIMPGHIHKKGRIGVVSRSGTLTYEAVGQLTALGLGQSSAVGIGGDPVNGLKHIDVLKMFNDDPETDAVVMIGEIGGSDEETAALWAKDNMKKPVVGFIAGVTAPPGKRMGHAGAIISGGQGTAQEKLAVMESCGIKVTKNPSEMGRLLKSVL